In the genome of Pseudomonas fluorescens, the window CCACCGCGCATGCGGCCGTTGCTCGGCCAGCCCACCTCGGACAGCAGCAGTGGTTTTTTCGGGAACATCTTTTTCAGGTCGCGGGCGCGGTCGAGGACGAACTGCCCGGCCTTGTCCATCGGGACGAACTCCCAGTAAGGCAGGATGTGCGCGGCGATCAGGTCGACGTGCCTGGCCAGTTCCGGGTGTTCTTCCCAGACGTGCCACTGTTCGGACGTGGTCACCGGCACTTTCACGGCAGCACGCACGCGATCGAGCATGACGCTGAGTTCCTGGGCGGTGATTTCCTTGCGGTAAATGGCCTCGTTGCCGACCACCACACGAACCACGCTACGCGAGGCATTGGCGATTTCAATGGCGCGGGTAATTTCCCGTTCGTTGCGTTCCTGGTCCGGACTGATCCAGATCCCCAGGGTCACCCGCAAGCCGAACTCTTCCGCCAGTTTCGGGATGTTTTGCAGGGTGCCATCGACCGAGTAGATGCGGATGTTGTCCGTCAGCTTGCTCATGATCTCCAGGTCGCGACGCATTTGATCGTCGGTCGGGTACTGGTCTTTCTGCGGGAACTGGCCCTGCTGGAATGGCGAGTACGAGAAGCCGGAGATCTGTTCAGGCCAGTTGGGGGCGGTGACCGGGCGGTTGATCAGCGCCCAGAAGCCGGTAAACAAGGCAGCGATGGCGAGCACCACGACCAGGTTGAGTCCAAATTTACGCGATGACATAGCTATTTCGGGTTCCAAAGGCTGTGGAACGAGGGGACGGTCGGCGGCCGTAAAGGGCGCGCATCCTACACCGGCGGTTCTCTGACCGTACAGCGGACAGGGAAATGCCGGACGTTGGGCAATCTGTATTCGCTAAAGTTCTGTCATTTCTGGTGTAGGGCTTATCGCCATCGATTTGTAGGCTATGTCGCCGCTCTGTGTAGGACTTGTTACCGTCTGGCCGTATAATACGCGCCGGTTTTTTAGGTAATGGTCATGAGTACAGAAGATCCGCGGTTTGCCGGCATCGCCCGCTTGTATGGCATCGAAGGGCTGGAGCGACTGCGGGCTGCCCATGTGGCGATCGTCGGCGTCGGTGGTGTCGGTTCCTGGGCGGCGGAAGCCATGGCCCGTTGTGGCGTGGGCGAGATTTCGCTGTTCGACCTGGATGACGTCTGCGTCAGCAACGTCAACCGTCAACTGCATGCGCTGGACAGCACGGTGGGCAAGCCCAAGGTCGAGGTGATGGCCGAGCGTCTGCGCGGGATCAATCCGGACTGCACGGTGCACGCGGTGCCTGACTTCGTCACCCGCGACACCATGGCCGAGTACATCACACCGAACATCGACTGCGTGATCGACTGCATCGACAGCGTCAACGCCAAGGCCGCGCTGATCGCCTGGTGCAAGCGGCGCAAGATCCAGATCATCACCACCGGCGGCGCGGGCGGGCAGATTGACCCGACGTTGATCCAGGTCTGCGACCTCAATCGCACGTTCAACGATCCGTTGGCGTCGAAAGTGCGCTCCACACTGCGCCGCGACTACGGCTTCTCACGCACCGTGACTCGCCATTACAGCGTGCCGTGCGTGTTTTCCACCGAGCAACTGCGCTACCCGAAACCGGATGGCAGCATTTGCCTGCAGAAGAGTTTTGTCGGTGATGGGGTGAAGCTCGACTGTGCCGGCGGGTTTGGCGCAGTGATGATGGTGACGGCGACGTTCGGCATGGTCGCGGCGACCAAGGCTGTGGACAAGATCGTGGCGGGTGTGCGGCGGCCGGCGGATCGGGTCAAGTCGCAGGCCTGATCTGTAAGGCTGATGGCCCCATCGCGAGCAGGCTCGCTCCCACAGGGATTTCGGTGATCCTGTAGGAGCGAGCCTGCTCGCGATGGGCTGCGAAGCAGCCCCTTTATTGAGCCAACTCCCGCATCCGCTGTAGCACTGCATTCAAACCATTGCTACGAGACTCGGACAACTGCCGCCCCAGTCCAAGCTGATTGAACCAGTCCGGCAAATCCACCTGTTGCAGCTCAGCCGCGGACAACCCGTTGACCCGCGCCAGCAGCAACGCCACCAACCCGCGAATCAACCGCGCGTCGCTATTGGCGCTGAATCGCCAATGGCCATCGCGCAACTCACCCATCAGCCACACCTGGCTTTCACAGCCGTGCACCCGGTTGGCATCGCACATCTGCGCATCACTCAAGGTCGGCAGGCGCTCGCCCCATTGCATCAGCAGGCGGGCGCGTTGCTCCCAGCCGGCTGCTTTCTGAAAGGTCTCGAGTGCCGTCACGGCATCGGCAGGCAGGTTCATCGCAATAGCTCCAGCGCCTGATCCAGGGCTTCAAAGAACCGCTCCAGGTCTTCGGAATCGTTGTACAGCGCCAACGACACCCGAATCGCCCCGGCCAGTTCGAAGCGCTTGAGCAGCGGCATGGCGCAGTGATGGCCGGCACGCACCGCGATCCCTTGTTCGGTCAGCAAATGCGCAAGATCGGAGTTATGCACACCCTCGACGGTGAAACTGACCAGTGCCACTTGTGGCTTGCCCAGCAGGCGAATGCCGTTGCGCGCTTCCAGGCCCTTGAGCAGACAGGCATGCAGCGCCGCTTCATGGAGGGACACGGCGTCATGATCGAGCCCGGCGAGGTAATCCAGGGTCGCTCCCAGGCCGATCACACTGGCAATCGGCGGCGTCCCTGCCTCGAAACCCAGCGGTGCCGGGCGAAAGCGTGCGTCGTGGTAATTGGCATCGAGCACCATTTCGCCGCCGAACTGCCACGGCCGCAGCTTCTGCAGCGCTTCATTGCGGCCAAACAATACGCCCAGACCATCGGGGCCGTAGAGCTTGTGGCTGGAGAATACATAAAAGTCGCAGCCCAGCGCTTGCACGTCGTGGCGGCCATGGACCACGCCCTGGGCGCCGTCGATCACGGTCAGGGCATTGTGCGCCTTGGCCAGTGCCAGTAATTCAGGCAGCGGCTGCCACGCGCCAATCACGTTGGACAGTTGACTGACGGCCAACAGACGCGTGCGTGGGCCGATCAAGCCGGTGGCGGCTTCAAGGTCGATCACGCCGTCGGCATCCAGCGGCAGGATCACCAGTTTCAGGTCGCGACGGTGCGCCAGTTGCTGCCACGGCAGCAGGTTGGCGTGATGCTCCAGGGCGCTGATGACAATTTCGTCGCCCGGATTGAAAAGATGTTCCAGGCCGTAGGCCAGGAGATTCAGCGCGGACGTCGCGCCGTGGGTAAAGATGATCTGCCCGCAATCGCCAGCATTGAGCCATTGCGCGACTTTGCGGCGGCTGTCCTCGAACGCCTGGGTGGCGTGGGCGCCGGGCAAATGCTGCGCCCGATGCACGTTGGCCGCGCCGTTGGCGTAGTAGTGCGCCAGGGCATCGAGCAGGGCTTGAGGTTTTTGCGTGGTGGCGGCGTTGTCCAGATAGGTCTGGTCTTGCCGTTGCAGGGCGGCGATGGCCGGAAAATCGGCACGCCAGGGAGAGAGAATCATCATGCTATCGGGCCCTGGTGAGGGTACGCCGTACCCATGTAGGAGCGAGCTTGCTCGCTCCTACACAGGTGATCGTGTAACGCTTAGTTGTGAGCGTGCAGCGCTTCGTTCAGTTCGATGGCCGATTTGTGGGTTTTGCATTCCACGGCACCGGTCTCCGAATTGCGACGGAACAGCAGGTCCGGCTGGCCGGCCAGTTCACGGGCCTTGACCACTTTGACCAGCTGATTGTTTTCGTCCAGCAGCGCAACTTTGGTGCCAGCGGTCACGTACAGGCCCGACTCGACGGTGTTGCGGTCGCCCAACGGGATACCGATACCGGCGTTGGCGCCGATCAGGCAGCCTTCGCCGACCTTGATCACAATGTTGCCGCCACCCGACAGGGTGCCCATGGTCGAGCAGCCGCCGCCCAGGTCCGAACCCTTGCCGACGAAGACGCCAGCGGATACGCGGCCTTCGATCATGCCCGGGCCTTCGGTGCCGGCGTTGAAGTTGATGAAACCTTCGTGCATCACGGTGGTGCCTTCGCCCACGTAAGCACCCAGTCGCAGACGCGCAGCGTCAGCGATACGCACGCCAGCCGGAACCACGTAGTCGGTCATTTTCGGGAACTTGTCCACCGAGAACACTTCCAGCAGCTCGCCGCGCAGACGGGCTTCGAGTTGCAGTTCGGCCAGTTCGCTCAGGTCGACCGCGCCCTGGCTGGTCCAGGCCACGTTTGGCAGCAGCGGGAAGATCCCGGCCAGGTTCAGGCCGTGGGGCTTGACCAGGCGATGGCTCAGCAGGTGCAGCTTGAGGTAGGCCTCAGGGGTGGACGACAACTGGGCGTCTTCAGCCAGCAAGGTGGCAACCAGCGGCTTGTGGCTCTCGGCCAGGCGGGTCAGCAGGGCTGCCTGGGCAGCGTCGACGCTTTTCAGCGCTTCAGCCAGTTGCGAGGCCTGGGCGGTGCTGAACGCGATGGCCTGATTGCCTTCGGTATAGCCCAGGATCGGTGCGATAGCGGCGAGGATTTCAGCCGATGGCTTGAGTACCGGGGCGGCGTAGAACACTTCCAGCCATGCGCCTTGACGGTTTTGAGTGCCGACGCCGAAGGCCAGGCTGAACAGGGTAGTGGACATGTGTATACCTCTAACAAAATTGAACGGGCTGCTTACTTGAGCGCGGCCGCGTAGATATTTGGCTTGAAGCCAATCAGGGTTCGGTCACCGAGATCGAGCACCGGGCGCTTGATCATCGAGGGTTGTGCGAGCATCAGTTCGATGGCTTTCGTCTGGTCGAGATCGGCTTTGCGTTCGTCGTCGAGCTTGCGAAAGGTCGTGCCTGCACGGTTCAACACCACTTCCCAGCCGTGCTCGTTGCACCATTGGGTCAGGTGTTCACGGTCGATTCCGACCGCTTTGTAATCATGAAAGTCATAGCTGGCAGCGTGTTCATCGAGCCAGGTGCGCGCCTTTTTCATGGTGTCGCAGGCTTTGATGCCGAAAAGGTGCAACGTTTTGCTTGAAACGGTCAAGGAATTGCCCCCCTTGCAGGTGCCGTAAATATAAAGGTGACGGATTATGCCATGGGCATTGGGTTAAAACGCAAAACCTGTGGGAGCGAGCTCGCTCCCACAGGGATTGGCGCGGTCCGGGTGCGACATAGGTGCAAGGGCCACCGGTAGTCTAAGCGGCTAATATGGCACTTCGATGCTGTCGATTGTTCGGGAATCACGCTTTATGCAAACCGCCTACACCGTCCTGATCCTGTTGATGCTGGTCGGCGTTTCGCGCCTGATCGGACGGGTGGTACCGCTGCCGTTGCCGTTGATGCACATCTTGCAGGGCGAGGCGCTGATGAACGACGCCTCGGGCCTGGTGACGTTCAAGTTTGCCCTGGCGGCGGTGACCGGCGTGTTTTCGCTGGCCAATGCCAGCCTGACCTTTGTGCTGGTCGCGGTCGGTGGTCTGGCGGTCGGGGTGGCCTTGAGCTGGCTGGTCGGCCGTCTGCGGGCGTGGATGATCGCGCGGGGCTGGGATGATCCGGCGACGCATGTGGTGTTCATGTTGCTGCTGCCGTTTGCGGCCTACGTGCTGGCCGAGCGCATGGAAGTGTCGGGCATCCTCTCGGCAGTTGCGGCGGGAATGATGCAGAGCTGGCTCGACCTGCTGCCGCGCCAGACCAACACACGCTTGCTCAACCGTAGCGTCTGGTCATTGCTGGAGTTCGCGTTCAACGTCGCGTTAGTTTTTCTTACCTTCATAGGTAAACCCGTTGCGGGTTGTCGGTACTGCTGCGGCGCTTGCGCGGCAAGGGTGAAGTGACCCAGGTACCGACGGCGCGATCCTGCTGGTTGTTGACCGTCGGCGGCGTGCGCGGGGCCGTGACGCTGGCGGGTGTGATGTCGGTGCCGATGCTCATGGGGGGGCGGTGCGTTTCCCGAGCGCGACCTGCTGATATTCATCGCCGCCGGGGTGATTCTGCTGTCGTTGATTGCGGCCTGCATCGCGCTGCCACTTTTGTTGCGTGGCATCGAAGCCAGCCCGGACGACAAGCGGCGCAACGAAGTGCGCGACGCCTGGCGCAAAACCGCCGAGGCGGCCATTCATGCGCTTGAGACAGAAGAGGTCAACCCACAGGACGCCGCCCAATCCGCGCTGGCCGCCGAGCTCAAGGCGCGGATCATGTCCGAGTATCGGCATCAATTGGAGGTGTTCAACGATTCCGCTGAAGCCCAGGCCTTGGCGTTTCAGATGGACTTGCTGGAACGGCGCTTGCGCTTGAAGGCGCTGCGGGCGCAACGCCTGGAGTTGTATAGCCTCAGTCGTCATCACCAGATTGGTGATGACGTGTTGCGTGAGGTGTTGGGGGAACTGGATCTGAGTGAGGCGAAGCTTGGGGTGGTTAAGTAATTAAACACTACTGGATTTTTTTCATTGTTGTATAGCGGTGTATACCGAGGAGTTGCTGAGACGAACTGGATCTGAAAGCGGTAGTTTGAAAACCTTACGTTCTAGCGAGAATTGCCGGTCAATGGCGCTTTCAGATGGTTAAGTAGTTCTGAAAATATCGTGAATATAGTTTTATGAGGGTAAATCTTGCGAATTGTCTCCTTGTCTTTTTCGCTCAATGTACGATTTCTAGCTTGCTTCCAGTTGTCTATGGTGACTTCGCCATCTATCTCGTAATGCATAATTGATAGGGGGTCGTAATCACTGTAGGTGACATTTGAATAGTAAGGAAGCGGCAGGACATCGGTATCAACACTCTTGCGGTCAAAGTTGTATTCTTTTTCATACCAGTCGTAGATTTTATCCAAATCCCATGGAATGGTTGCGTCTGGATGCTGGTGTTCATGATGAAGTCCCAGTGCGTGACCAAATTCATGCAGGACAGTTCCTTCGAATTCGTCGTCTTCCAGGGATAAACTTATGCGCATGGTTGGTTCTTCAGGGAGGTATTTCAAAGAGTCTGTGCCGAGCAAGGAATAAGAAATCCGGTCTTCACTTTCCTCGATCTTCAAGCGAATATCACCTGTCGCACCTGGTATGAATTCAAATTTTAAGTTGGCGTGCTCTAGCCATTGGCTG includes:
- the tcdA gene encoding tRNA cyclic N6-threonylcarbamoyladenosine(37) synthase TcdA, giving the protein MVMSTEDPRFAGIARLYGIEGLERLRAAHVAIVGVGGVGSWAAEAMARCGVGEISLFDLDDVCVSNVNRQLHALDSTVGKPKVEVMAERLRGINPDCTVHAVPDFVTRDTMAEYITPNIDCVIDCIDSVNAKAALIAWCKRRKIQIITTGGAGGQIDPTLIQVCDLNRTFNDPLASKVRSTLRRDYGFSRTVTRHYSVPCVFSTEQLRYPKPDGSICLQKSFVGDGVKLDCAGGFGAVMMVTATFGMVAATKAVDKIVAGVRRPADRVKSQA
- a CDS encoding SufE family protein; this encodes MNLPADAVTALETFQKAAGWEQRARLLMQWGERLPTLSDAQMCDANRVHGCESQVWLMGELRDGHWRFSANSDARLIRGLVALLLARVNGLSAAELQQVDLPDWFNQLGLGRQLSESRSNGLNAVLQRMRELAQ
- a CDS encoding cysteine desulfurase; its protein translation is MMILSPWRADFPAIAALQRQDQTYLDNAATTQKPQALLDALAHYYANGAANVHRAQHLPGAHATQAFEDSRRKVAQWLNAGDCGQIIFTHGATSALNLLAYGLEHLFNPGDEIVISALEHHANLLPWQQLAHRRDLKLVILPLDADGVIDLEAATGLIGPRTRLLAVSQLSNVIGAWQPLPELLALAKAHNALTVIDGAQGVVHGRHDVQALGCDFYVFSSHKLYGPDGLGVLFGRNEALQKLRPWQFGGEMVLDANYHDARFRPAPLGFEAGTPPIASVIGLGATLDYLAGLDHDAVSLHEAALHACLLKGLEARNGIRLLGKPQVALVSFTVEGVHNSDLAHLLTEQGIAVRAGHHCAMPLLKRFELAGAIRVSLALYNDSEDLERFFEALDQALELLR
- the dapD gene encoding 2,3,4,5-tetrahydropyridine-2,6-dicarboxylate N-succinyltransferase, producing the protein MSTTLFSLAFGVGTQNRQGAWLEVFYAAPVLKPSAEILAAIAPILGYTEGNQAIAFSTAQASQLAEALKSVDAAQAALLTRLAESHKPLVATLLAEDAQLSSTPEAYLKLHLLSHRLVKPHGLNLAGIFPLLPNVAWTSQGAVDLSELAELQLEARLRGELLEVFSVDKFPKMTDYVVPAGVRIADAARLRLGAYVGEGTTVMHEGFINFNAGTEGPGMIEGRVSAGVFVGKGSDLGGGCSTMGTLSGGGNIVIKVGEGCLIGANAGIGIPLGDRNTVESGLYVTAGTKVALLDENNQLVKVVKARELAGQPDLLFRRNSETGAVECKTHKSAIELNEALHAHN
- a CDS encoding arsenate reductase; its protein translation is MKKARTWLDEHAASYDFHDYKAVGIDREHLTQWCNEHGWEVVLNRAGTTFRKLDDERKADLDQTKAIELMLAQPSMIKRPVLDLGDRTLIGFKPNIYAAALK
- a CDS encoding M12 family metallopeptidase — protein: MKNGICSIVKSIDPVASYEAAINERSDNVKRSNSRRTKRSVAFHTRFWEPGRTLKISTYDTDQKTVDIVKNIASQWLEHANLKFEFIPGATGDIRLKIEESEDRISYSLLGTDSLKYLPEEPTMRISLSLEDDEFEGTVLHEFGHALGLHHEHQHPDATIPWDLDKIYDWYEKEYNFDRKSVDTDVLPLPYYSNVTYSDYDPLSIMHYEIDGEVTIDNWKQARNRTLSEKDKETIRKIYPHKTIFTIFSELLNHLKAPLTGNSR